The Pyrococcus kukulkanii genome contains a region encoding:
- a CDS encoding type II/IV secretion system ATPase subunit, whose protein sequence is MAEAVSQTLEDAMRRNPHLRKYVEQFRKKYGKVPEFHVQLSRDMKEIPYPNIIYPVGDPIFIHIYGDPQTEKQYIVIEPRIETREEEEKYRMIKDRILELAPNRDIPEEQEEFERFLDSIFEEAVLSLVKGRKGITITKEEMEKFRYLIKRDIIGIGPLEPLARDPYIEDIHIIGAHYVSLVHKIFEHLPTNIKWKDNVELADYLKNLSERIGRPVSDRNPIVDGALPDGSRINIIYSPDISLKGPSATIRKFAATPLSITQLVAWGTMSAEIAAYLWLAIEYGMSIFVCGETASGKTTTLNAIIPFIKPGSKVFTAEDTPEVQVPHPTWQRLVTRERGPEESRVTLFDLLKAALRSRPNYIIVGEIRGVEGAIAFQAMQTGHPVMSTFHAGDIKKMIQRFTGSPINVPITFIDNLNIALFQQAVYVKGKFLRRVLTVVEIEGYYEELGGVATRNVFEWDPVNDKHIFRGMNNSYILERKIAEIAGYEDPKDIYDELFLRARIIQRMVELKIFNYWDVYREIKAFYQKGIEGLSFRL, encoded by the coding sequence ATGGCTGAGGCTGTTTCCCAAACATTGGAGGATGCAATGAGGAGGAACCCCCACCTTAGGAAGTACGTGGAGCAGTTTAGAAAGAAGTACGGTAAAGTTCCCGAGTTTCACGTTCAACTAAGTAGGGACATGAAGGAGATTCCCTACCCAAACATAATTTATCCAGTTGGTGATCCAATATTCATCCACATCTATGGTGACCCTCAGACCGAGAAGCAGTACATAGTTATCGAGCCCAGGATAGAGACGAGGGAGGAGGAAGAGAAGTACAGGATGATAAAGGATAGAATCCTTGAGCTCGCCCCTAATAGGGACATTCCCGAGGAGCAGGAGGAGTTTGAGAGGTTTCTTGACTCGATTTTTGAGGAGGCTGTTCTCTCCCTTGTTAAGGGTAGGAAGGGGATCACGATAACTAAGGAGGAGATGGAGAAGTTCCGCTACCTAATCAAGAGGGACATCATTGGAATCGGCCCCCTCGAGCCCTTAGCTAGAGACCCCTACATCGAGGATATCCACATAATAGGCGCCCACTATGTATCATTAGTCCACAAGATATTCGAGCACCTGCCGACGAACATAAAATGGAAGGACAACGTTGAACTGGCTGACTACCTCAAGAACCTCTCCGAGAGGATTGGAAGGCCTGTGAGCGATAGAAATCCTATCGTCGATGGTGCCCTTCCCGATGGGTCGCGTATAAACATAATCTACTCCCCAGACATTTCACTGAAGGGTCCAAGCGCGACGATAAGAAAATTCGCAGCAACGCCACTGAGCATTACCCAGCTAGTTGCCTGGGGAACGATGAGTGCCGAGATTGCGGCATACCTCTGGCTCGCCATAGAGTACGGCATGAGCATATTCGTGTGCGGTGAGACTGCTTCGGGTAAGACTACAACCCTCAATGCCATAATCCCGTTCATAAAGCCCGGCTCGAAGGTGTTTACAGCCGAGGATACTCCCGAGGTTCAAGTACCCCATCCAACATGGCAGAGGCTCGTGACGAGGGAGAGGGGGCCCGAGGAGAGCAGGGTAACGCTGTTTGATCTGCTTAAGGCAGCATTAAGATCGAGGCCGAACTACATCATCGTCGGTGAGATCAGAGGTGTCGAGGGTGCAATTGCATTCCAGGCCATGCAGACAGGCCACCCTGTCATGAGCACCTTCCACGCCGGTGACATTAAGAAGATGATCCAGCGTTTTACCGGTTCTCCAATAAACGTCCCGATAACCTTCATAGACAACCTCAACATCGCCCTATTCCAGCAGGCAGTGTACGTTAAGGGCAAGTTCCTCAGGAGGGTTCTTACGGTTGTTGAGATTGAAGGTTACTATGAGGAGCTCGGTGGAGTCGCAACTAGGAACGTCTTCGAGTGGGATCCAGTAAATGACAAGCACATATTCAGGGGCATGAACAACTCCTACATCCTCGAGAGGAAGATAGCCGAGATTGCCGGTTACGAGGATCCGAAGGATATCTACGACGAGCTCTTCCTTAGGGCGAGGATAATCCAGAGGATGGTTGAGCTGAAGATATTCAACTACTGGGACGTGTACAGGGAGATCAAGGCCTTCTACCAGAAGGGTATCGAGGGCCTGAGCTTCAGACTGTGA
- a CDS encoding ATPase domain-containing protein encodes MVEELLRIDLKGDELHRRLGGGIPAGTIMLIEGDRGTGKSIFSQRLLYGFLMNGYTASYISSQYTTVEYVKQMMSINYDVIPFLIRKKLVFVSLYPLLSGVSEERKFLSRLLGEPRLWEQDIVVIDSFSSVLSREQEVRSVRNFLMYIKRLSSLGKVIVLTANPEELPRDVLFLLEEASTLLMRLNVRVFGGDLKNSATIVKYNNAKGVFQKIIPFRVEPKVGLVVEIAAVV; translated from the coding sequence TTGGTCGAGGAGCTACTAAGGATCGACCTAAAGGGCGATGAGCTTCACAGGAGGCTTGGCGGTGGCATTCCCGCGGGTACAATAATGCTCATTGAGGGGGACAGGGGGACGGGTAAATCAATCTTCTCCCAGAGGCTCCTTTACGGCTTCCTGATGAATGGGTACACCGCAAGTTACATCTCCTCCCAGTACACGACCGTGGAGTACGTGAAGCAGATGATGTCCATTAACTATGATGTTATCCCTTTCCTCATAAGAAAAAAGCTCGTTTTCGTCTCGCTCTACCCTTTACTTAGTGGGGTGAGCGAGGAGAGGAAATTTCTGAGCAGGTTGTTGGGCGAGCCGAGGTTATGGGAGCAGGATATTGTCGTTATAGATTCATTCTCATCTGTGCTCTCTCGAGAGCAGGAGGTTAGGAGCGTCAGGAACTTTCTCATGTACATAAAGAGGCTCTCAAGCCTGGGGAAGGTCATAGTCCTCACGGCAAACCCAGAAGAGCTCCCCAGGGATGTGTTATTTCTCCTCGAGGAGGCATCAACCCTACTTATGCGCCTCAACGTTAGGGTCTTTGGTGGTGACCTGAAGAATTCGGCGACGATAGTGAAGTACAACAACGCCAAGGGTGTATTCCAAAAGATTATACCCTTCAGGGTGGAACCTAAGGTGGGGCTCGTGGTTGAGATTGCGGCTGTGGTGTGA
- a CDS encoding flagellar protein G — protein sequence MAAGGPASELIMFIVAVIVAGSVAGALAYVTNDIANSMKVRGVELADNLRIDFAIINDPNAVVEEGTGPYYYTFYIKNIGQEPIPFNAESIQVFIDGNLIPSSNLTFTDTAGNAITSLQPYQVGVIKVTLGKALNTTVPHRIQVVLENGKKRVLIFRVKS from the coding sequence ATGGCTGCAGGTGGGCCAGCGAGTGAGCTAATCATGTTCATCGTTGCAGTGATTGTGGCAGGGAGCGTTGCGGGGGCCCTGGCTTACGTCACCAACGACATAGCCAACAGCATGAAGGTGAGGGGGGTTGAGCTCGCCGATAACCTTAGAATCGACTTCGCGATAATCAACGATCCCAACGCGGTAGTTGAAGAAGGGACAGGTCCTTATTATTACACGTTTTACATCAAGAACATAGGCCAAGAGCCAATCCCATTCAACGCCGAGTCAATTCAGGTTTTTATAGACGGTAACCTGATCCCCTCCTCAAACCTCACCTTTACTGATACGGCTGGAAATGCGATAACCAGCCTTCAGCCCTACCAAGTGGGCGTCATCAAGGTTACCCTTGGAAAGGCATTGAATACCACAGTCCCACACAGGATCCAGGTGGTGCTTGAGAACGGTAAGAAGAGGGTCCTGATATTCAGGGTCAAGAGTTAA
- a CDS encoding flagellar protein: MGFSVSASAAIVFISFLIAVGTLYTAWDNTYSEVQAAREFWYSLKLSQLNFKIGDVSISPSTNNSNVDLTFKFLGQTIPGRVDVLHNGTYVGFADLNYLIPGNDYTVTIPGGADMSGSSNQVVLAFDNGCTLLVTYHYNGTEYVVDSASTQCPVEVS; the protein is encoded by the coding sequence TTGGGGTTCAGCGTTTCAGCGAGTGCAGCGATAGTCTTTATATCTTTTTTAATCGCGGTAGGAACCCTTTACACGGCATGGGACAACACCTACAGTGAAGTCCAGGCTGCCAGGGAGTTTTGGTATTCCCTCAAGCTTTCCCAGCTAAATTTTAAGATTGGGGATGTTTCGATTTCCCCCTCTACAAATAATAGTAATGTTGACCTTACCTTCAAATTCCTGGGTCAGACTATTCCTGGGAGGGTTGATGTCTTACACAACGGGACTTACGTTGGTTTCGCTGATCTCAACTATCTGATCCCCGGCAACGATTACACCGTTACAATACCCGGTGGTGCCGATATGAGTGGTAGCTCAAATCAGGTCGTCTTGGCCTTTGATAACGGTTGCACCTTACTTGTCACCTATCACTATAATGGAACCGAGTACGTTGTCGACTCAGCCTCAACCCAGTGCCCAGTGGAGGTGAGCTGA
- a CDS encoding FlaD/FlaE family flagellar protein: protein MEVGYVTDAEINAKLSELKGKVPSVVIEELREKLMAKKDSLTPQQLDEIVKRVLDAYGSQAAKYEQISKRVDELGKKLSDLSSQLARLVEALEEKKFAVHERKAEAVAEKAAEVSEKIEKIEELLEEKPKEEKVPKEITEKIEELHEKLEKLEAKIAGEKLEEAKAKVEELEEKIEKGEEVKPEEVEELHEKLEELEAEAEKPAEEEVKVEEVKPEEVVIEEEAKPEEVVEKEEVVEEVKPEEVEEVTPEEVVEEVEEAPAHPEKVEEGGVEMAEKMKIPEDIASILFEEEPKKARLEEIPEDVVSIMIALKWLGFLIDRVGMQNLEKVLEFYYDIGWISEKVLNQLLRFARGTRPHHRDPEWKPAEKLTVQDHLISLLFIERLRGLRITRDVLDKLEREVKMLEKTLDEFYGV from the coding sequence ATGGAGGTCGGTTACGTCACGGATGCAGAGATCAATGCAAAGCTATCTGAACTTAAGGGCAAGGTTCCCAGCGTCGTCATTGAAGAGCTGAGGGAGAAGCTCATGGCAAAGAAAGATTCCTTAACCCCACAGCAGCTTGACGAGATAGTCAAGAGGGTCCTTGATGCCTACGGAAGCCAGGCTGCAAAGTACGAGCAGATAAGCAAGAGGGTTGACGAGCTCGGCAAGAAGCTTAGCGACCTGAGTTCCCAGCTCGCAAGGCTTGTTGAGGCTTTGGAAGAGAAGAAGTTTGCCGTCCACGAGAGGAAGGCCGAGGCGGTTGCCGAGAAGGCAGCTGAGGTCAGCGAGAAGATAGAGAAGATTGAGGAGCTGCTCGAGGAGAAGCCAAAGGAAGAGAAAGTCCCCAAGGAGATAACCGAGAAGATTGAGGAGTTGCATGAAAAGTTGGAGAAGCTTGAGGCCAAGATCGCTGGGGAGAAGCTTGAGGAGGCGAAAGCAAAAGTTGAGGAGCTCGAGGAGAAGATTGAGAAGGGGGAGGAGGTCAAGCCCGAGGAAGTTGAGGAGTTGCATGAAAAGTTAGAGGAGCTTGAGGCTGAAGCCGAAAAGCCCGCTGAAGAGGAGGTCAAGGTTGAGGAAGTTAAGCCTGAGGAAGTTGTTATAGAGGAAGAAGCCAAGCCTGAAGAAGTTGTTGAAAAAGAAGAAGTTGTTGAGGAAGTTAAGCCCGAAGAAGTTGAAGAGGTAACCCCTGAAGAAGTTGTTGAAGAAGTTGAGGAGGCTCCTGCTCATCCTGAAAAAGTTGAGGAGGGTGGTGTTGAGATGGCCGAAAAGATGAAGATCCCGGAGGACATTGCGAGCATTCTCTTCGAGGAAGAGCCCAAGAAGGCAAGGCTCGAGGAGATACCTGAGGATGTGGTTTCCATAATGATAGCACTGAAGTGGCTCGGCTTCCTCATAGACAGGGTCGGCATGCAGAACCTTGAAAAGGTCCTCGAGTTCTACTACGACATCGGCTGGATAAGCGAGAAAGTCCTCAACCAGCTCTTGAGGTTTGCAAGGGGAACGAGGCCGCACCACAGGGATCCAGAGTGGAAGCCGGCTGAGAAGCTCACCGTTCAGGACCACCTGATAAGCCTGCTGTTCATAGAGAGGCTTAGGGGCCTGAGGATTACGAGGGACGTCCTCGACAAGCTTGAAAGAGAGGTCAAGATGCTAGAAAAAACCTTGGATGAGTTCTACGGTGTCTGA
- a CDS encoding flagella accessory protein C — protein MALEFLSSLFKKKKKEEQRTEETFEEVTVEELEERVENREQEEQISQIMERLNEIENDLPRVKISIDNVKKQIQELREEIERLDKTIKDIMMLYEVVSQEINPFKEQLSQESSLSSEIQELKKQIDELKMELAKVKNDIKVLAGYGVDIDSILYDVLAEV, from the coding sequence ATGGCCCTCGAGTTCCTTTCGTCTTTGTTCAAGAAGAAAAAGAAGGAGGAGCAGAGAACTGAAGAGACATTTGAAGAGGTTACAGTCGAGGAGCTAGAGGAGAGGGTTGAGAACAGGGAGCAGGAGGAGCAGATAAGCCAGATAATGGAGAGGCTCAACGAGATCGAGAACGACCTACCTAGGGTGAAGATAAGCATCGACAACGTAAAGAAGCAGATCCAGGAGCTCAGGGAGGAGATAGAGAGGCTCGACAAGACGATAAAGGACATCATGATGCTGTACGAAGTAGTTTCCCAGGAGATAAACCCCTTCAAGGAGCAGCTGAGCCAGGAGTCATCGCTCAGCAGTGAGATACAGGAGCTCAAGAAGCAGATTGACGAGCTAAAGATGGAGCTCGCCAAGGTCAAGAACGACATAAAGGTGCTCGCGGGTTATGGTGTTGATATAGACTCGATCTTGTATGATGTCCTCGCGGAGGTGTGA
- a CDS encoding flagellin, protein MRRGAIGIGTLIVFIAMVLVAAVAAGVLISTAGNLQQRALSVGRETTIDVSSGIRLISIWGYAPENSTSKKIRSNITKLVIYVSLNAGSEPVNLNQTRIILTVKDQMAVLSYGGPDVFNSSTSGASNIFTLGIWNQLSNTTFGVVVLLDTDKSMTSNENSPSLTTGDLAALLVNTGKVFSKYNGIPPSVRVIGKIIPPHGAATVIDFLTPPTYSSTAIELQ, encoded by the coding sequence ATGAGGAGGGGAGCGATAGGCATTGGCACGCTCATAGTCTTCATAGCAATGGTGCTAGTGGCTGCAGTAGCCGCAGGAGTTCTCATCTCAACGGCAGGAAATTTGCAACAGAGGGCCTTAAGCGTTGGCAGGGAGACAACTATTGACGTTTCAAGTGGTATTAGGTTGATCTCAATTTGGGGATATGCTCCAGAAAACTCAACATCAAAAAAAATCAGGAGTAACATAACTAAACTTGTTATATATGTCAGCCTAAATGCTGGTAGTGAACCAGTAAATTTGAACCAGACAAGGATAATACTAACTGTTAAGGACCAGATGGCAGTGCTTTCCTATGGGGGGCCTGACGTCTTCAACTCATCAACTAGCGGAGCAAGCAATATCTTTACCCTAGGTATATGGAATCAGTTATCAAATACGACATTTGGGGTTGTGGTTCTACTGGACACAGACAAGAGCATGACTTCAAACGAGAATTCACCATCATTGACAACGGGCGATTTAGCAGCATTGCTAGTAAATACTGGAAAGGTATTCTCAAAATACAATGGAATCCCGCCATCTGTTAGGGTTATAGGGAAGATAATACCGCCGCACGGTGCGGCAACGGTGATAGACTTCCTAACTCCACCAACGTACTCAAGCACTGCAATAGAGCTACAGTGA
- a CDS encoding flagellin — MRRGAIGIGTLIVFIAMVLVAAVAAGVIIGTAGYLQQKAQATGRQTTQEVASGIKILDVYGYVNSSTPSNGTITKLAIFVAPNSGSNGIDLSKVKIVLTDGKKLVVYNYSGKLYNGTITDLFSITKVWENATNTSFAVVVIQDGGNKMTEDHPALEWGDVVALCLSTEIFTDQKTGENGIGSSVRLIGKVIPEVGAAGVIDLVTPSTFNSNVILLQ; from the coding sequence ATGAGGAGGGGAGCGATAGGCATTGGCACGCTCATAGTCTTCATAGCAATGGTGCTAGTGGCTGCAGTAGCCGCAGGAGTTATCATTGGAACAGCGGGATATCTCCAGCAAAAGGCTCAGGCCACTGGTAGGCAGACGACCCAGGAAGTCGCTAGCGGAATCAAAATCTTGGATGTCTATGGGTACGTCAACTCCTCAACTCCAAGTAACGGCACGATAACAAAGCTAGCAATTTTCGTTGCACCGAACTCGGGAAGCAATGGAATCGACTTAAGCAAGGTTAAGATAGTGTTAACGGACGGGAAGAAGCTTGTAGTTTACAACTATAGTGGGAAGCTGTACAACGGGACTATAACTGACCTGTTTAGCATAACCAAGGTCTGGGAAAACGCCACTAACACGTCCTTCGCCGTCGTCGTTATCCAAGATGGAGGTAACAAGATGACAGAGGATCACCCAGCGCTTGAGTGGGGGGATGTAGTTGCGTTGTGCCTATCTACTGAAATATTCACGGATCAGAAGACGGGCGAGAATGGTATTGGCTCTAGTGTTAGGCTTATAGGGAAAGTAATTCCCGAAGTAGGTGCCGCTGGCGTGATAGACCTCGTAACACCCTCAACGTTTAACTCAAATGTAATATTACTGCAGTGA
- a CDS encoding archaellin/type IV pilin N-terminal domain-containing protein, protein MGIGTLIVFIAMVLVAAVAAAVLINTSGFLQSRASTTGLQTTKQVANALDIVGVYGGFNDGNLSNITIYVKVVPGSDPIDLNATRILLNGKPVGKSFAIISTNGTATSETGTLRPGELGKIVITDVNDLKKGTYVSGEIVPQYGSPVHFGFYYPNSTSLNGTVRLQ, encoded by the coding sequence GTGGGTATAGGGACCTTGATCGTATTTATTGCCATGGTGTTGGTGGCTGCAGTAGCTGCAGCAGTACTCATCAACACGAGCGGATTCCTCCAGAGCAGGGCTTCAACTACTGGACTTCAGACAACCAAGCAAGTTGCTAACGCACTAGATATTGTGGGTGTTTATGGAGGTTTCAATGACGGGAACCTTAGCAATATCACGATTTACGTGAAAGTCGTACCTGGTTCAGACCCAATAGACTTGAACGCCACTAGGATCCTTCTCAATGGAAAGCCAGTTGGCAAGAGCTTTGCGATTATTAGCACTAATGGAACAGCAACAAGTGAGACAGGGACTCTTAGACCTGGGGAGCTGGGGAAGATTGTAATTACTGATGTAAATGACCTTAAGAAGGGCACCTATGTAAGTGGTGAGATTGTGCCACAGTATGGCTCACCAGTGCACTTTGGGTTCTACTATCCAAATTCAACATCCCTCAATGGTACAGTTAGGCTTCAGTGA
- a CDS encoding class I SAM-dependent methyltransferase, with amino-acid sequence MGRTEELIKVIDTNINHMISLSVLHLAQLGIKYGIFKIVAGRPSYSELLSQVSVPNKSLLKRLVDHLEALGIIEETPGRLVLNGFSYELKFPKEEYMLLLPDWIPIFEEIYKMVDFALISPDHPYVLMDFDKDADFWDMRLSSSFHSAYRELVLRLTGLKEGSYVLDLGCGSVSPAYFGRFIGEDGRYLGVDYSPALLEIARARVEKMNLPVELKEMDVGLIKPRTSYDVAIMTFTMEYLTNRREVLRKVMESLNPGGKLVVVDAFRDEFKNVEALEFFEGLNDSFVGFPSRAEVKEYILGEGFDVSFEEHGKSVLVVKKL; translated from the coding sequence ATGGGGAGGACTGAAGAGCTAATCAAGGTCATCGATACCAACATAAACCACATGATCAGCCTAAGCGTCCTCCACTTGGCCCAGCTCGGAATAAAGTACGGGATATTCAAGATAGTCGCCGGGAGGCCGAGCTATTCCGAGCTGCTCTCCCAGGTAAGCGTTCCGAACAAGTCCCTCCTGAAGAGGCTGGTCGACCACCTGGAGGCCCTCGGGATAATTGAGGAGACCCCCGGTAGGTTAGTCCTCAACGGCTTCTCCTACGAGCTGAAGTTTCCGAAAGAGGAGTACATGCTTCTCCTCCCGGACTGGATCCCGATATTCGAGGAGATCTACAAGATGGTCGACTTCGCGCTGATTTCTCCAGATCATCCCTACGTGCTTATGGACTTCGATAAGGACGCTGACTTCTGGGACATGAGGCTGTCATCATCCTTCCACTCCGCGTACAGGGAGCTCGTGCTCAGGCTGACCGGGCTTAAAGAGGGGAGCTACGTCCTCGACCTCGGCTGCGGCTCGGTTTCACCGGCCTACTTCGGAAGGTTCATAGGTGAGGACGGGAGGTACCTCGGTGTTGATTATTCGCCGGCTTTGCTTGAGATTGCAAGGGCAAGGGTAGAGAAGATGAACCTTCCCGTTGAGTTGAAGGAGATGGATGTAGGCTTGATAAAGCCGAGGACATCATATGATGTGGCTATAATGACGTTTACCATGGAGTACTTAACCAACAGGAGGGAAGTCCTGAGGAAGGTCATGGAGAGCCTGAACCCGGGAGGGAAGCTCGTAGTTGTGGACGCCTTCAGGGACGAGTTCAAGAACGTTGAGGCGTTGGAGTTCTTCGAGGGGCTAAACGATTCCTTCGTTGGCTTCCCGAGCAGGGCTGAGGTTAAGGAGTACATCCTTGGGGAGGGCTTTGATGTAAGCTTTGAAGAGCACGGCAAATCGGTTCTCGTGGTCAAGAAGCTTTAG
- a CDS encoding helix-turn-helix domain-containing protein gives MPPVIDPHVLRSLHRSELRRRILQYLYEIYPSATYLSEIARVVGSDPSNVRGALVGLGNRYNGESSLVYLGLVEEIVNNGFKYYRLTEYGKKVVEMLKDYQAYYRKFM, from the coding sequence GTGCCGCCAGTGATAGACCCCCACGTTCTCAGGTCTTTGCACAGGAGCGAGCTCAGGAGGAGGATACTCCAGTACCTGTACGAGATTTATCCCTCCGCGACTTATCTGAGCGAGATAGCTAGGGTAGTTGGCTCCGATCCCTCCAACGTTAGAGGTGCCCTCGTTGGTTTGGGCAATCGTTATAACGGTGAGAGCTCCCTCGTCTACTTGGGACTGGTTGAGGAGATAGTTAATAACGGCTTCAAGTACTACCGATTAACCGAGTACGGGAAAAAAGTGGTTGAGATGCTCAAGGACTACCAGGCCTACTACAGGAAGTTCATGTGA
- a CDS encoding PH0542 domain-containing protein encodes MEEELDIRESLANSEDLDKILIMAKYDEEVLNELIGLLDDDLWTVAKNALSIILVIAKSKPELYEPLIKKLFAMIKKSEAIPLTQEIAKAFGQIAKERPELIRSMIPVLFANYRIGDAKTKINVSYALEEIARANPELMGVIARDFAEMLTSKRREDKLAALNFIEAMGENNFKFVSPYLPRIISLLHDRDEIVRASAVEVLVHLATLNDKLRKVIIRRLEEFQDQSKLVMKAVREGLSRLTLLERSRPQ; translated from the coding sequence GTGGAGGAAGAGTTGGACATAAGGGAGTCATTGGCGAACAGCGAGGACCTCGATAAAATACTGATAATGGCCAAGTACGATGAGGAGGTTTTGAATGAGCTTATAGGATTGTTGGATGATGACCTCTGGACCGTTGCTAAGAACGCCCTCTCCATAATCTTGGTAATAGCCAAGAGCAAGCCTGAATTGTACGAGCCCCTGATAAAGAAGCTGTTTGCCATGATAAAGAAGAGCGAGGCGATCCCGCTAACCCAGGAAATCGCTAAAGCCTTTGGGCAGATAGCCAAGGAGAGGCCCGAGCTCATAAGGTCAATGATCCCAGTCCTCTTCGCCAACTACAGGATAGGGGATGCGAAGACGAAGATAAATGTGAGCTACGCCCTTGAGGAGATAGCTAGGGCCAATCCCGAGCTCATGGGGGTAATAGCGAGGGACTTCGCCGAGATGCTTACCTCAAAGAGGAGGGAGGACAAGCTTGCCGCGTTGAACTTCATAGAGGCAATGGGCGAGAACAATTTCAAGTTCGTCAGCCCCTACCTCCCGAGGATAATAAGCCTGCTACACGACAGGGACGAGATAGTTAGGGCGAGCGCGGTTGAGGTTCTGGTTCACCTGGCGACGTTAAACGATAAGCTCAGGAAGGTCATAATACGCAGGCTAGAAGAGTTCCAGGATCAGAGCAAGTTAGTCATGAAGGCCGTCAGGGAAGGGCTTTCAAGGCTCACCCTTCTTGAGAGGTCTCGGCCTCAATGA